The window TCAGCAGCCATCTTTGACTCTTTCCTCTTCTCAAGCGTCTTTGCCTTCATGCTGTTAGGTATGCCATCGAAGACGTACACAGGCCGTATACCTGCGAGAAGCAGCCTGGCATTTCTGTGGAGGAGTCCTATCAGATGTGAAGTCGGCCTGCCGTCTTTATCCGAAAGTGGTCTTCCGTCCAGCTGCCGGATAGCCGAAACAAACTGGTAGATTGCATTGTACGCGTCAATTGCAATTACCCGTCCCCTGAGCGATTCGAGGTCTATTTCGCTCCTTTCCACAATTGAAGCAATATTGACGCCCAAAGCATTTCACTTCATTGTCAATGGCTCTTTGTTTCGCTCCCGTAAAACGTGAATACGACCGCAAGGGTATATGTCAGCAGTATTATGATGAAGAGTATGTTGACGTTGAAATAGACAAAAAGCACAAAGAGCACTGCCGGAATAATCACACCGAGCAGCACATACAATCCGTTTTCCAGTTTCCTGCTCATAAGATCCTGCGCTCCATTTTATCTGGTCTGAGTACTTAATAATTGCCGGTGTTCACAGGTAGCCGGATTTCTGGAGAAGCATGATATCCTCGGTGCTCAATTTTTCACCCTTCTTGAATCGTTCAAACACTTCCTGCGCCTCCCTGTTTACCCTTTCCATGTCTTCCATGCCGTACGGTCTCTTGAGTTTCTGCCTTATGCCGTAGAGGAGTTTGTCATAGTCGTGGACCTGGTGGATTGCTTCAATATGCTTCCTGTGTTCCTCGTCGGCCTTAATCTTTGCCTCCACGAATTTTGCCTGGAATTCGTCGGCCCTTTTCCTCACTTCATCGGCGGTATCATACAGCTCCATCATACGATCATGCTCATTCTGTGCCTCTTCTGCAAGCTCCGACACCCGCCTATGAAATTCTTCTGCCTTGTCCCTGGCCTCGTTCACCTGCTTGAAAAGCTCAGAATATTTCGGGTTTGCCTGCAGGGATGACTCCCTCTTCCTGATCTCTGTCTGCACTTTTGACATCTGTTCCACGATTTCCTTTTCCTTTTCCGGCGTGAGAACAGATGTCATCTGCTTGAATTCGAGTGCTTTCAGATCCCGTTTAAGTTTTGAAATGGGGGCGCCTGTCCTGGGCGACATGGTACGCCGCAGTTCGACGAGTTCTGCGGCAAGATCCGTGTACTTTTTGTTCCATATCTCCCTCTGCTCCTTTGCCTCCTTCACCTGCTCGTTAAGTTCGTCCCTTCGTCTTTTGTGCTCCCCGGCCTCCTCAATGAGTTTGCGCACCTCGCTGTTATGTTTGTCTCTCTGATCGGCAAATTGCCTTGTAACATCGTTCAGCTCATCCCTGCTTTTCCTTCTGCGTTCCGCTTCGAGATTGAGCAAATCTCTTTTCTGTTCTATTTCTTCAACAGAAATCTCTTCGGCTTCCAACAATACACTCCCTGGCGCCTAGGGCACAGAACAACGTTTATTATGCACATATAAATAAGATTTGCCTACAGGCTTTTGCATCCAAAAATCCAATCTGCTTCCGCTTCCAAAATCAAATAGGACAGAGATGAACCGGTCATCAGGTCTCTATCCCTGGGCAAGACGGCGCAGCGGTTGAATACAGAATTAAATTGAAATACTGCCGCGACTCCTAATCATTTTTAGTGCAGGAACTGGTATTGGGGAAGATTTCAATTACCGGGCAGGAAGGCTGAATCAGCTCTTTGAATCAGCTCTTTGACTTGTCCAGATCTTCCGCTCTCTTCATGTAGTGGGCGGAATTGACTTCATGCGTTCTCTGTTTCTGCAGATACGCGATCGATTTCTGCTTCAGCCTGGTTGCCTTCTCTGTCAGGGACGCGGCCTTTGCCAGATAGTTGTTGGCCTGTTTCTGGAGTTTTGCCTCCTCATGCTCAAGTCTTGTGATCTTCATATCCCTGTCATCTGCATTGGGCGCAGAACCAGCAGCGCCCTGACTGTTGCTCCCGGCCGGAGAATTCCGCAGGTCTGCGGCCGATTTTCCTTTTGTCTTCGCCTGTTCCTGAATGGCAGTGGCCTCCTGTCTCAACTGGTTTGCCTTGTGAAGCATGGCCGCCGCCCTCTTTTCGGCTTTCTTTGATTTGAGAAGGAATTTCGATGCTTTGTTCCTGTGCCTCATACCTTTGGATCTGAGCTTGGCTACCTGCCGGTGGATGTCGGCATTGTGTTTCGCCCTGGCCATGTCGTAAATGTTGTTATCCTGATCTGTATATTCCGCTGAAATGGCATCCCCGCCGCCTGTGACCTTGTTTGAATCACCATCGCCGCCTGACTGATTGCCTGACATATCTGATCATTTTCCTGACTGGTATTTTCCTGACCGGTAAATTCATTATGTAATATTCAGTAAATAAAATATAGCCTGTCATTATGCCATCCGGGGATTCTCAGCATCACGCAGGGATAAGAAAAAACTCTCCTGCCGGCGAACAGCGCCTGCATAACCATTCAGCCGACGTTTTCAGCAATCCAGTTAAGTATGACGATACACTGGTCAGAATGAAGACTCCTTTTGGAGATCGAAATCCTTTTCGGATCAACTGATTCAAGAAGTTTTTCCTCGCCTGGCGTCAAATCCCTGTGATCGCCGAGAAAGGAAGTAAAAGGTATCGACAGCGACTGGACAGGCTGGCCGTCCTCCCTGAGATAGTACGGTGTGGTGGAGGCAGAGATGGATTTCAGCAGTACGGCGGCTGGTGCGTTGATGAAATAAATACCGGGACTCGAAAAACCCTCCGTTGTTTTAACGGACCTGAGCAGTGCGTTTCTGAGCAACGATGCGGTTGATCTTTCATCAGGATTCAGATATCTTACAGTCGAACCGAAAATTATGATCTCCAGAGAGGTTTCAGCTTCGGCATTCAGTATGAATGCAACTGTTGCATCCTTCCGAATCATATTCGATGCAAGAAGAGCGGAGGTAAGGCACCTGGCGGCCACATCTGCTCTTCCGCCGCTACCCGGTAGATCATTAAGGCTGAAACTGCCGTCGCGGGGGACATCATGCAGGAAAATTACAAAACGTTTGGACCCCAATGGAAGGGCGTCAGTCATCAGTTGCCTTCTGCTCCTTCATCTGTTTCATCAGCTGTCTCCTTATCTGCCTGTTTCCCAGGAAACCCTTGACGGCTCTGCGAGAGAGATTGTACTGCTTGAGCAATTCCCTCACATTTCTCTGCTCAACACCCGCCCCCCTTGCAATGCGTATTATCCTGCTCGATTTGATGACTTTTGGATTGTCCAGCTCCTCGTTTGTCA of the Candidatus Sysuiplasma jiujiangense genome contains:
- a CDS encoding tRNA (pseudouridine(54)-N(1))-methyltransferase TrmY, with translation MTDALPLGSKRFVIFLHDVPRDGSFSLNDLPGSGGRADVAARCLTSALLASNMIRKDATVAFILNAEAETSLEIIIFGSTVRYLNPDERSTASLLRNALLRSVKTTEGFSSPGIYFINAPAAVLLKSISASTTPYYLREDGQPVQSLSIPFTSFLGDHRDLTPGEEKLLESVDPKRISISKRSLHSDQCIVILNWIAENVG
- a CDS encoding phosphoserine phosphatase, whose protein sequence is MEAEEISVEEIEQKRDLLNLEAERRRKSRDELNDVTRQFADQRDKHNSEVRKLIEEAGEHKRRRDELNEQVKEAKEQREIWNKKYTDLAAELVELRRTMSPRTGAPISKLKRDLKALEFKQMTSVLTPEKEKEIVEQMSKVQTEIRKRESSLQANPKYSELFKQVNEARDKAEEFHRRVSELAEEAQNEHDRMMELYDTADEVRKRADEFQAKFVEAKIKADEEHRKHIEAIHQVHDYDKLLYGIRQKLKRPYGMEDMERVNREAQEVFERFKKGEKLSTEDIMLLQKSGYL